The following are from one region of the Halopiger xanaduensis SH-6 genome:
- a CDS encoding helix-hairpin-helix domain-containing protein: MFRDPSWLSVLIILGAVVLSILSTVKERLSSDPNPTNQRVAELQDKRVDGLIDEQEFERRLEFVLDERNARIRAVVETVPGIGDNRSKAIAREYDDLEDLRESDRERLESVPDIGEQRAENVLERVRE; encoded by the coding sequence ATGTTCAGGGACCCATCGTGGCTTTCGGTGCTGATTATCCTCGGGGCTGTCGTGCTGTCTATCCTGTCGACGGTCAAAGAACGCCTCTCGAGTGACCCGAATCCGACCAACCAGCGCGTCGCCGAGCTCCAAGACAAACGCGTCGACGGCCTGATCGACGAGCAAGAGTTCGAACGGCGCCTCGAGTTCGTACTCGACGAGCGCAACGCACGGATTCGGGCCGTCGTCGAGACCGTTCCGGGAATCGGTGACAACCGGTCGAAGGCGATCGCCCGCGAGTACGACGATCTCGAGGACCTACGAGAAAGCGACCGCGAACGCCTCGAGTCGGTACCGGATATTGGCGAGCAACGCGCGGAGAACGTCCTCGAGCGGGTTCGGGAGTAG
- a CDS encoding minichromosome maintenance protein MCM, with amino-acid sequence MGQHDDPEKAFTEFFTGPYRDVVQDLDEQYPDERSLRIDWHELDAWDGSVADEFLQKPARMRQFATNALNRLEEASVLGANVRIYNLPEKQIVRVGKYRTRQLGKLLSVRGKVVDMEGVTPYAEEAAFECPLCGTLTRMPQSYGDLMKPNECMGCEHSKPGFRFKREQSELVDLQKIVIIPPDSNLEEPPGSIAFLKNDLVDMVGPGDLVTINGIYETFTGQSESTLSTYIEALDLDIKERTEIDTYGASEIQEFVMDALTEQITTVDDFAVQRSDIVDAVTSEHGVRREEVEDQIDALIEANEIGAEGSKLFDL; translated from the coding sequence ATGGGACAACACGACGACCCCGAAAAGGCGTTCACGGAGTTTTTCACCGGCCCGTACCGCGACGTCGTACAGGATCTCGATGAACAGTATCCCGACGAGCGATCGCTGCGGATCGACTGGCACGAACTCGATGCATGGGACGGCTCGGTTGCCGACGAGTTCCTCCAAAAGCCCGCGCGAATGCGACAGTTCGCGACGAACGCGCTCAATCGGCTCGAGGAGGCATCGGTCCTTGGGGCCAACGTTCGGATCTACAACCTTCCCGAAAAACAGATCGTCCGCGTCGGGAAGTACCGAACGCGCCAACTCGGGAAACTGCTCTCGGTCCGTGGGAAGGTCGTCGACATGGAGGGCGTGACGCCGTACGCCGAAGAAGCGGCCTTCGAATGCCCGCTTTGTGGAACGCTGACGCGAATGCCACAGAGCTACGGCGACCTCATGAAACCGAACGAATGCATGGGGTGCGAACACTCAAAACCCGGATTCCGATTCAAACGAGAACAGTCCGAACTTGTCGATCTACAGAAGATCGTCATCATTCCGCCGGACAGCAATCTCGAGGAACCGCCGGGCTCGATCGCCTTCCTGAAAAACGACCTCGTGGACATGGTCGGCCCCGGCGACCTCGTAACGATTAACGGCATCTACGAGACTTTCACCGGGCAAAGCGAATCGACGCTATCGACGTATATCGAGGCGCTTGACCTCGATATCAAGGAACGAACGGAGATCGACACCTACGGCGCAAGCGAGATCCAAGAGTTCGTCATGGACGCCCTGACCGAGCAGATTACGACCGTCGACGATTTCGCGGTCCAGCGATCGGACATCGTTGACGCGGTCACATCCGAACATGGCGTCCGCCGTGAGGAGGTTGAGGACCAGATCGACGCATTAATCGAGGCCAACGAGATCGGCGCGGAAGGGTCGAAACTGTTCGACCTCTAA
- a CDS encoding tyrosine-type recombinase/integrase, producing MSTNDRTSSEHIRWSHKSLEDLRSFWNKEIEPDLRRAGVDLDERPSYQDLLEVGYGGLQDALREQHDMTLGEFLESVGYFEADPEDSYPWGIDAETTVDELESYVRTLDRRRNLAESTVETKRSRLATYARCYRDVHGRADLVARLDDLEYRAEEIERVLAVFDELDRDLESDGSKLRYLGDVSQFYEHLQRRGKAAYNPAENIDMEYDWDRSEPDNPTLTSAQVRRLYEATQSPDEELLVIALCGWGLRRNEVAGLHVSQLVLEGDDPHIYFEERKNGPGTVALIYGRETLADRIDALGSTDREWSGYLFPSRQADSGHVVGETIQARFKRIAERAGVRVRGETPTSKMGRRFWYTTYLESQKQLLENLDAIAEDQGSSDASVVLKNYLSEAERRQYRREYMREKLAEAFGN from the coding sequence ATGAGTACGAACGACAGAACGAGTAGCGAGCACATCCGCTGGTCGCACAAGTCACTCGAGGACTTGCGGTCGTTCTGGAACAAAGAAATCGAACCCGACCTCCGGCGGGCCGGCGTCGATCTCGACGAGCGGCCGTCCTACCAGGATCTACTCGAGGTCGGCTACGGCGGCCTGCAAGATGCACTGCGCGAACAGCACGATATGACCCTCGGGGAGTTCCTCGAATCGGTTGGGTACTTCGAAGCCGATCCTGAGGACTCGTACCCGTGGGGTATCGACGCCGAAACCACCGTCGACGAACTCGAGTCCTACGTCCGCACCCTCGATCGCCGCCGGAACCTCGCCGAAAGCACGGTCGAAACGAAACGCTCGCGGCTCGCGACCTACGCGCGGTGCTATCGCGACGTCCACGGTCGCGCGGATCTGGTCGCCCGACTCGACGACCTCGAGTACCGGGCCGAGGAAATCGAACGTGTCCTCGCGGTGTTCGACGAACTCGATCGGGATCTCGAGAGCGACGGGTCGAAACTCCGCTATCTCGGCGACGTCTCACAGTTCTACGAGCACCTGCAACGCCGCGGGAAAGCCGCGTACAACCCCGCCGAGAACATCGACATGGAGTACGACTGGGACCGCTCGGAACCGGACAATCCCACGCTTACGAGCGCACAGGTCCGGCGGCTGTACGAGGCCACCCAGTCGCCCGACGAGGAACTGCTAGTCATTGCCCTCTGTGGGTGGGGCTTGCGTCGTAACGAGGTCGCCGGTTTGCACGTCTCACAGCTCGTACTCGAGGGCGACGACCCGCACATCTATTTCGAGGAACGCAAGAACGGCCCCGGTACGGTCGCGTTGATCTACGGCCGGGAGACGCTGGCCGACCGGATCGACGCCCTCGGCAGCACCGATCGGGAGTGGTCAGGCTATCTCTTTCCGTCCCGGCAGGCCGACAGCGGCCACGTCGTCGGCGAGACGATACAGGCCCGCTTCAAACGGATCGCCGAGCGGGCGGGCGTCCGTGTGCGTGGTGAGACGCCGACCTCGAAGATGGGCCGGCGGTTCTGGTACACGACCTATCTCGAGTCGCAGAAACAACTGCTCGAGAACTTGGACGCGATCGCCGAAGACCAGGGCAGTTCCGACGCGAGTGTGGTCTTGAAAAATTATCTCTCGGAAGCCGAACGGCGACAGTACCGCCGTGAATACATGCGCGAAAAGCTTGCAGAGGCGTTCGGGAATTAA